The proteins below are encoded in one region of Thermothelomyces thermophilus ATCC 42464 chromosome 1, complete sequence:
- a CDS encoding glycosyltransferase family 1 protein (CAZy_ID 267997) codes for MTGGEGGLQRRLTGAARAGRTNAVPMVEDFEDASLGDMDHDVPPPAYGEHHDQLQFSHAGFAADAAVTTAGRVNIHLSEKNNRLSELLAPTLQRQLRADPSVPLPPPYIPPSLGGHPGQTPPPRLNVVIQIVGSRGDVQPFIALGQVLRDTYGHRVRLATHATFRSLVEENGLEFFNIGGDPAQLMAFMVKNPGLMPGLDTLKSGDIKRRRREIEEILLGCWRSCIEAGDGMGVAPPPHKRDEPLDERFLLPGDPGSRPFVADAIIANPPSFAGIHIAEKLGIPLHMMFTMPWTPTRAFPHPLADIVATDADTAITNYVSYALVELMTWQGLGDVINRFRVNVLGLEYMSLLWAPGLLNRLRIPTTYCWSPALTPKPADWMPEITVSGFFFLDLESNYTPDPELAAFLAAGPPPVYIGFGSIVVDDPDGLTNIIFSAVIKAGVRAIVSKGWGGIGGDAAGTPEGVFMLGNCPHDWLFKHVSAVIHHGGAGTTAAGIKAGKPTVVVPFFGDQIFWGSMVAKAGAGPAPIPHKKLTAENLAAAIEHALLPETQARARELGEKIKQEKGADVGGKSFHQFLNTDNMRCSLAPSRVAVWRVRRSQVRLSALAAATLVKKGWLKYSDLKLYRSIEYNTDEQPWDPVSAVIIAFVGDVGALTMAVADFPREVFRVKKKGKEKGKEKAEPKTEAAKSNDGGSEAAPDCDSSPHDCPGSRPRTPSFSPPSAAHGSAETLSVTQPSSSAASLSPLSPLSSHHTGTTSANASPPSGQSGSIPDQTAKPSPSTSKPASLDVAIAAGQGVGRIVGAGFRFYANTCLGLARGFRNAPKLYNDETVRPLEKVTGFTSGVRVAGKELGLKLYDGTTGLFTQPWKGAQKEGAKGLVKGFGKGIGGFFLKNSSAMMAVPAYTIQGLRVGVRSLFAKSSTNYIITSRVLQGEEEYAGATVEEREDVLARWQALRDELKGFYLLKQREGDKTEKGKAAAAATAAGEAEGGSAMEWFNAIRDGTKVGRLNLPSGPWNRRQAGSSAVGSTTTATTDSLSSAFAPTAASSASSNLSLEDNESLERAIQESVMQTSTGDKEEDARVEAAVRASMMEMRRAVEQQQQQQQQQEQQLRRYSGQSWIPDQKLGHTDAAAGKTAMTNDEWTEITDEEYQALIEEAVRRSLLEQQQQQQQEEEEEEEEEEEQHQKQQQYLAGRGDVQPHPEAAELPGDIPAVMGANVSASSTTTAAAPRPRDELEEEEQLRLAMEESEREHRSREAEARRQRTEEEIVLEYVKRQSLAEEEYRRKKMMATAAGKGERKSSSNSAVEEGQGVGGGGLKEEDGEDEELRRAIEESLRDLGSGGGGDSGPSRIR; via the exons ATGACGGGAGGCGAGGGCGGCCTCCAGCGGAGGCTGACTGGAGCTGCTCGGGCCGGGAGGACCAATGCCGTGCCTATGGTAGAGGACTTCGAAGATGCGAGCCTCGGCGATATGGACCACGACGTTCCTCCACCCGCCTACGGCGAGCACCATGATCAACTACAGTTCTCTCACGCGGGCTTCGCTGCCGACGCGGCTGTTACAA CCGCCGGCCGTGTCAACATCCACCTCAGCGAGAAGAACAATCGCCTGTCTGAGCTCTTGGCACCCACCCTTCAGAGGCAACTCCGCGCCGACCCGTCGGTTCCCCTGCCGCCGCCATACATTCCGCCAAGTTTGGGCGGTCATCCCGGCCAAACGCCGCCTCCTCGCCTGAACGTCGTAATCCAGATCGTTGGGTCGAGGGGCGACGTTCAGCCGTTTATTGCCCTGGGCCAGGTCCTCCGAGACACGTATGGACACCGTGTGCGTCTGGCGACGCATGCCACCTTCCGCTCGCTCGTCGAGGAGAACGGGCTCGAGTTCTTCAACATTGGCGGAGATCCCGCCCAGCTGATGGCGTTCATGGTCAAGAATCCGGGACTCATGCCGGGGCTGGATACCCTGAAGAGCGGAGATATTAAGAGGCGCCGACGAGAGATCGAGGAGATCCTCCTCGGCTGTTGGCGGTCCTGTATCGAGGCCGGCGACGGCATGGGCGTCGCGCCACCGCCGCACAAGAGGGACGAGCCGTTGGATGAGCGGTTCTTGCTGCCCGGAGACCCAGGGAGCCGGCCGTTTGTCGCTGACGCCATCATCGCCAACCCTCCTAGCTTCGCAGGCATACACATAGCTGA GAAGCTAGGGATCCCACTACACATGATGTTCAC AATGCCGTGGACGCCAACGCGAGCCTTCCCGCATCCTTTGGCCGATATCGTCGCGACCGATGCCGATACCGCTATCACGAACTATGTTTCTTACGCTCTGGTAGAACTGATGACCTGGCAAGGTCTCGGAGACGTGATCAACCGATTCCGGGTTAACGTCCTTGGCCTGGAGTACATGTCGTTGCTGTGGGCGCCAGGGTTGCTCAATCGCCTACGGATTCCCACTACGTACTGCTGGTCTCCGGCCCTGACGCCGAAACCGGCAGACTGGATGCCCGAGATCACAGTGTCCggtttcttcttcctcgaccTCGAATCCAATTACACCCCGGATCCAGAGCTCGCCGCTTTCCTCGCGGCCGGCCCACCGCCGGTCTATATCGGTTTCGGATCCATTGTGGTCGACGACCCCGACGGACTAACCAACATCATCTTCAGCGCCGTCATCAAGGCAGGAGTCAGAGCTATCGTGTCGAAAGGATGGGGCGGGATAGGTGGCGATGCAGCTGGGACCCCCGAGGGAGTCTTCATGCTCGGCAATTGCCCTCACGACTGGCTTTTCAAACACGTATCGGCCGTCATCCACCATGGCGGCGCCGGAACCACCGCGGCGGGCATCAAGGCTGGGAAGCCGACCGTGGTGGTGCCGTTCTTTGGCGACCAGATATTCTGGGGCTCCATGGTTGCTAAGGCCGGAGCGGGGCCGGCCCCGATCCCGCACAAGAAGCTGACGGCCGAGAACCTGGCGGCCGCTATAGAGCATGCGCTGCTTCCGGAGACGCAGGCGCGTGCGCGCGAGCTGGGCGAGAAGATCAAGCAGGAGAAGGGTGCTGACGTCGGTGGCAAGAGCTTCCATCAGTTTTTGAACACCGATAATATGCGATGCTCGCTCGCTCCCAGCCGCGTTGCCGTCTGGCGAGTGAGGAGGTCCCAAGTCCGACTTAGCGCGCTAGCTGCGGCCACTTTGGTTAAGAAAGGCTGGTTGAAGTACTCGGATCTGAAGCT ATACCGCTCCATCGAATACAATACCGACGAGCAGCCCTGGGACCCCGTCTCGGCTGTTATAATTGCCTTTGTCGGCGACGTGGGCGCCTTGACCATGGCTGTTGCGGATTTCCCCAGAGAAGTGTTCAGGGTAaagaagaagggcaaggAGAAGGGCAAGGAGAAGGCTGAGCCCAAGACTGAGGCAGCAAAATCCAATGACGGCGGCTCGGAGGCGGCCCCGGACTGTGATTCCTCTCCCCATGACTGTCCAGGTTCCCGTCCGAGGACACCCAGCTTCTCTCCTCCTTCGGCAGCCCACGGTTCCGCCGAGACACTGTCGGTTACGCAACCGTCAAGTAGCGCCGCTtctctctcccctctctcccctctctcctcGCATCACACCGGAACCACATCCGCAAACGCCTCTCCACCGTCGGGCCAGTCGGGATCAATCCCAGATCAGACAGCCAAACCCAGCCCGTCTACTTCCAAACCCGCCAGTCTGGATGTCGCCATTGCAGCGGGCCAGGGCGTGGGCCGCATCGTCGGTGCCGGCTTCAGATTCTACGCCAACACCTGCCTCGGCCTCGCCCGCGGCTTCCGCAACGCGCCCAAGCTATACAACGACGAGACGGTGCGCCCGCTCGAGAAGGTCACGGGGTTTACCAGCGGAGTGCGCGTGGCTGGCAAAGAGCTGGGCTTGAAGCTATACGACGGAACTACCGGGCTTTTCACACAGCCATGGAAGGGCGCCCAGAAGGAAGGTGCCAAGGGGCTGGTCAAGGGCTTCGGAAAGGGGATTGGTGGGTTCTTCTTGAAGAATTCGTCGGCTATGATGGCCGTGCCGGCATATACGATCCAGGGTCTGAGGGTTGGGGTGCGGAGCCTGTTTGCGAAGAGTTCAACGAATTATATCATTACTTCTCGGGTGCTGCAAGGGGAGGAGGAATATGCCGGGGCTACGGtggaggagagggaggatGTGTTGGCTAGGTGGCAGGCGTTGAGGGATGAGCTGAAGGGATTTTATCTGTTGAAGCAGAGGGAAGGTGACAAGACGGAGAAGGGGAAGGCGGCAGCCGCGGCCACAGCGGCGGGGGAAGCGGAGGGCGGTTCGGCCATGGAGTGGTTCAATGCCATCCGAGACGGGACTAAGGTTGGCCGGTTGAACTTGCCCAGCGGCCCGTGGAATCGACGGCAAGCGGGAAGCAGCGCCGTCGGCAGTACCACTACGGCAACGACGGACTCGCTATCGTCCGCCTTTGCTCCCACCGCTGCCAGTAGTGCGTCGAGCAATCTCTCCTTGGAGGATAACGAGAGCCTGGAGCGAGCCATCCAGGAATCTGTGATGCAAACCTCGACAGGTGACAAGGAGGAAGACGCGCGGGTGGAGGCGGCTGTCAGGGCGAGCATGATGGAGATGCGCAGGGCTGTggagcaacagcagcagcagcagcagcagcaggagcagcaaCTGCGTCGATATTCGGGGCAGAGCTGGATCCCTGATCAGAAACTGGGCCACACCGATGCAGCGGCGGGAAAGACGGCAATGACAAACGACGAGTGGACCGAAATCACGGACGAAGAGTACCAGGCCCTGATCGAGGAGGCGGTACGGCGGAGTCTGttggagcagcagcagcagcagcagcaggaagaggaggaggaggaggaggaggaggaggagcaacACCAAAAACAGCAACAATACTTGGCGGGGAGAGGCGATGTGCAGCCGCACCCGGAAGCAGCCGAACTGCCGGGGGATATCCCGGCCGTTATGGGCGCCAATGTCAGCGCCAGCtctaccaccaccgccgctgCCCCCCGCCCGAGGGATGAGctagaggaggaagagcagCTGCGTCTGGCGATGGAGGAGTCGGAGCGCGAACACCGCAGCCGGGAGGCGGAGGCCCGGCGGCAGCGAACCGAGGAGGAGATCGTACTGGAGTATGTGAAGCGGCAGAGCCTGGCGGAGGAAGAGTATCGGAGGAAGAAGATGATGGCAACTGCGGCGGGAAAGGGGGAGAGGAAATCGTCGTCCAATAGTGCGGTTGAGGAGGGCCAGGgcgttggtggtggtgggctGAAGGAGGAAGAtggggaggacgaggagctgAGGAGGGCGATCGAGGAGAGTTTGAGGGATCTTGGTAGCGGCGGGGGTGGGGATTCAGGGCCGTCACGAATAAGGTGA
- a CDS encoding glycosyltransferase family 22 protein (CAZy_ID 267998), giving the protein MTAPPNSAAQYREKPSKEARGPAPSAEKGSDSRLGEQLSDSLLAGLIPGLILLHLVVAPYTKVEESFNIQAAHDVLVYGTPTSDVYQRLSRTYDHFTFPGAVPRTFVGPVLLAGLAQPIIALVGFQHAQFVVRAMLGLFNAACLLVFARNLRRAYGAGTARWYLLLQASQFHVIFYASRTLPNMFAFGLTTLAFAFLLPHPTNPKLTVYRQRISIALLVFAATIFRAEVALLLATTVLHQLLIPALALERVLFPFAVSFLTALAVSVPIDTYFWQAPRPLWPELSAFLFNVVRGGASGWGVSPWHWYATSALPRLLLNPLAYAVLLPRALADPALRRAASRLAAPAAAFVALYSAQPHKETRFVLYAVPPLTAAAALAASALFRRRRKGPLAALVVAALVASVLASFAASTAMLAVSALNYPGGEALAFLRRSVADSAGPADDTAAPAVVSVHADVLACMTGVTLFGTNADAPTAAAAAAAAAAVPPISGASSGGGVVGSSGGAAEPVMVHQRVGTTTTTGDRSRVRLVVDKTEDAAVLSSADFWARFDFLLVEDPRKVLGGPWETVAVVKGYGGIEVVRPGTKEKEEEEEEAKEESGDSIERKTPRVVGLGETVALWKRRVRDLTGGWWVGPKMVDRIYILRRLKDRDSPRTRIAVDAK; this is encoded by the exons ATGACGGCTCCTCCTAATAGCGCGGCGCAATATCGCGAAAAGCCCAGCAAAGAGGCGCGAGGGCCGGCTCCTTCGGCCGAGAAAGGAAGCGATTCAAGGTTGGGGGAGCAACTCTCGG ACAGTCTACTTGCCGGCCTGATACCCGGCCTGATCCTGCTTCATCTTGTCGTCGCCCCCTACACCAAGGTTGAGGAGTCCTTCAACATCCAAGCAGCCCATGATGTGCTTGTGTACGGCACGCCGACGTCCGACGTCTACCAGAGGCTGTCCAGGACCTATGACCACTTCACTTTTCCCGGTGCCGTGCCCCGCACCTTTGTCGGCCCGGTGCTGCTGGCCGGGCTCGCCCAGCCCATCATCGCTCTGGTCGGGTTCCAGCACGCCCAGTTCGTCGTGAGAGCCATGCTTGGCCTCTTCAACGCCGCCTGTCTCCTCGTCTTTGCTCGGAACCTCAGGCGCGCATACGGCGCCGGGACTGCAAGATGGTACCTGCTCCTGCAAGCGAGCCAGTTCCACGTCATATTCTACGCCTCGCGCACCCTGCCCAACATGTTCGCCTTTGGCCTGA CAACTCTGGCCTTTGCCTTCTTGCTCCCGCATCCCACCAACCCCAAACTCACCGTGTACCGCCAGCGCATCTCCATCGCCCTCCTGGTCTTCGCGGCCACCATCTTCCGGGCCGAggtcgccctcctcctcgccacCACCGTCCTCCACCAGCTGCTCAtccccgccctcgccctcgagcGCGTCCTCTTCCCCTTCGCCGTCTCCTTCCTGACCGCCCTGGCCGTCTCGGTCCCGATCGACACCTACTTCTGGCAGGCCCCGCGCCCGCTCTGGCCCGAGCTCTCCGCCTTCCTCTTCAACGTCGTCCGCGGCGGCGCCTCCGGCTGGGGCGTCTCGCCCTGGCACTGGTACGCCACCTCGGCCCTGCCGCGCCTGCTGCTCAACCCGCTCGCCTACGCCGTCCTGCTACCCCGCGCGCTCGCCGATCCGGCCCTGCGCCGCGCCGCCTCCCGCctcgccgcccccgccgccgccttcgtcGCCCTCTACTCGGCCCAGCCGCACAAGGAGACCCGCTTCGTCCTCTACGCCGTCCCGCCCCtgaccgccgccgcggcgctgGCCGCCAGCGCCCTGTTCCGGCGCAGGCGCAAGGGCCCGCTCGCCGCGCTGGTCGTCGCCGCCTTGGTCGCCTCCGTCCTGGCCTCCTTCGCCGCCAGCACCGCCATGCTCGCCGTCTCGGCCCTCAATTACCCCGGCGGCGAGGCCCTCGCCTTCCTCAGGCGATCCGTCGCGGACTCGGCGGGGCCGGCGGACGACACCGCCGCCCCGGCCGTCGTCTCGGTCCACGCCGACGTCTTGGCTTGCATGACGGGAGTCACGCTCTTCGGCACCAACGCGGATGctcccaccgccgccgccgccgccgcagcagcagcagcggtgCCTCCAATCTCGGGAGCGagcagtggtggtggtgttgttgGTTCGTCCGGCGGTGCTGCGGAACCCGTCATGGTTCACCAACGCGTCGGAACAACCACAACAACCGGGGACCGAAGCCGGGTGCGGCTCGTGGTGGACAAGACGGAGGACGCCGCCGTCTTGTCGAGCGCGGACTTCTGGGCCCGGTTCGacttcctcctcgtcgaAGACCCCCGCAAAGTGCTCGGCGGACCGTGGGAGACGGTCGCCGTCGTCAAGGGGTACGGCGGGATCGAGGTTGTTCGACCCGGTACCAAggaaaaggaggaggaggaggaggaggcaaAGGAGGAGAGTGGGGACAGCATCGAGCGGAAGACGCCCAGGGTCGTGGGACTGGGGGAGACGGTCGCCCTGTGGAAGCGGCGGGTCAGGGACCTGACTGGAGGGTGGTGGGTCGGCCCGAAGATGGTGGACAGGATATACATCCTCAGGAGGTTGAAGGATAGGGATTCGCCGAGGACGCGAATCGCCGTTGACGCAAAGTAG